Proteins from a single region of Lates calcarifer isolate ASB-BC8 linkage group LG19, TLL_Latcal_v3, whole genome shotgun sequence:
- the gsc gene encoding homeobox protein goosecoid: MPAGMFSIDSILSGRPSCKEPLLLHRSGPVVLSAGLTDSIYTDYNGLYSATCGPSPPGIQSVNGTRIGYNGYYYGQLQVQGAGGGPPCCGSVPGLSPQQCPCIPAGYDSPGSVLISPVPHQMMSYMNMGSLSRTELQLLNQLHCRRKRRHRTIFTDEQLEALEGLFQETKYPDVGTREQLARKVHLREEKVEVWFKNRRAKWRRQKRSSSEESENSQKWNKSAKTSAEKTEESKSEVDSDS, from the exons ATGCCCGCCGGGATGTTCAGCATAGACAGCATCCTGTCCGGCCGGCCGAGCTGCAAGGAGCCGCTCCTGCTGCACCGGAGCGGCCCGGTGGTTCTGTCCGCCGGCCTCACGGACTCTATCTACACCGACTACAACGGACTGTACTCGGCCACGTGCGGGCCTTCTCCTCCCGGTATTCAGTCTGTGAACGGGACCAGGATAGGATATAACGGCTACTATTACGGACAGCTGCAAGTCCAGGGCGCCGGAGGAGGGCCGCCGTGCTGCGGCTCCGTGCCCGGCCTCAGCCCGCAGCAGTGCCCCTGCATACCGGCAG GCTACGACAGCCCAGGCTCGGTGCTGATCTCTCCGGTCCCCCACCAGATGATGTCCTACATGAACATGGGCAGCCTGTCGCGGACCGAGCTGCAGCTCCTCAACCAGCTGCACTGCCGCAGGAAGCGGAGGCACCGCACCATCTTCACCGACGAGCAGCTGGAGGCTCTGGAGGGCCTCTTCCAGGAGACCAAGTACCCGGACGTCGGCACCCGAGAGCAGCTGGCCCGCAAGGTGCACCTCCGAGAGGAGAAGGTCGAG GTGTGGTTCAAAAACAGACGCGCTAagtggaggaggcagaaaagGTCTTCATCAGAGGAATCAGAGAACTCTCAGAAATGGAACAAATCCGCCAAAACGTCCGCGGAGAAAACCGAGGAGAGTAAAAGCGAGGTGGACTCGGACAGCTGA